Proteins from a genomic interval of Rhizobium leguminosarum:
- a CDS encoding TIM barrel protein — translation MTSIRFALNHMAAPSLAIDDFFALARSLGIDAVEIRNDLSGNAILDGTKPETIRQAAARHGVTIISINALQRFNEWNATRAAEAQELIDYAGASGAKALVLVPKNDGTGCADGERQANLRQSLAALKPILEEAGIIGLVEPLGFEICSLRSKTEAADAIEELGTQSTFRLVHDTFHHHLAGEALTFPQLTGLVHISGVEDPAVPVADMRDSHRVLVNADDLLDNAGQVRALLQAGYTGPFSFEPFAAEVHALKDPAGALRASMEYLSARV, via the coding sequence ATGACTTCGATCCGTTTTGCGCTCAACCATATGGCCGCACCATCGCTTGCCATCGATGATTTTTTCGCGCTGGCCAGATCGCTCGGTATCGATGCCGTCGAGATCCGCAACGACCTTTCCGGCAATGCCATCCTTGACGGCACCAAACCCGAAACGATCAGGCAAGCGGCTGCCCGCCATGGCGTGACGATCATCTCGATCAACGCCCTGCAGCGCTTCAATGAGTGGAACGCGACCCGGGCCGCCGAAGCGCAGGAGCTGATCGATTATGCCGGCGCGTCAGGCGCCAAGGCGCTCGTCCTCGTTCCGAAGAACGACGGCACCGGCTGCGCCGATGGCGAACGGCAGGCCAATCTGCGTCAGTCTCTGGCCGCGCTGAAGCCGATACTCGAGGAAGCCGGCATTATCGGTCTCGTCGAGCCGCTGGGCTTCGAGATCTGCTCGCTGCGCTCGAAGACAGAGGCGGCCGACGCGATCGAGGAACTCGGCACGCAGTCGACCTTCAGGCTTGTCCACGATACCTTCCACCATCATCTTGCCGGCGAAGCGCTAACCTTTCCGCAGCTGACCGGCCTCGTACACATTTCCGGCGTCGAAGATCCGGCTGTTCCCGTTGCCGATATGCGCGATTCCCACCGTGTTCTGGTCAATGCCGACGACCTGCTCGACAATGCCGGGCAGGTCAGGGCGCTGCTGCAGGCGGGCTATACCGGCCCCTTCTCCTTCGAGCCCTTCGCGGCGGAGGTGCATGCGCTGAAGGATCCGGCCGGCGCGCTGCGCGCCAGCATGGAGTATCTCAGCGCGCGGGTCTAA
- the cobM gene encoding precorrin-4 C(11)-methyltransferase, giving the protein MTVHFIGAGPGAADLITVRGRDLIARCPVCLYAGSIVSPELLQYCPPGARIVDTAPMSLDEIEAEYLRAAAAGQDVARLHSGDLSVWSAVAEQVRRLQRHGIDFTMTPGVPAFAAAAAALGRELTIPAVAQSLVLTRVSGRASPMPNDETLAKFGATGATLAIHLAIHALKQVVEELTPLYGVDCPVAIVVKASWPDERILRGTLADIEAKVAAEPIERTAIIFVGPSLAVEDFRESSLYDPAYQRRFRGRE; this is encoded by the coding sequence ATGACGGTGCATTTCATCGGCGCGGGGCCAGGTGCTGCGGATCTGATCACGGTGCGTGGCCGCGATCTCATCGCCCGATGCCCGGTCTGCCTTTATGCCGGCTCGATCGTCTCGCCCGAACTGCTGCAATATTGTCCGCCGGGTGCGCGCATCGTCGATACGGCGCCGATGTCGCTCGACGAGATCGAGGCAGAATATCTTCGCGCCGCCGCGGCCGGCCAGGATGTCGCCCGGCTGCATTCCGGCGATCTCTCGGTCTGGAGTGCGGTCGCCGAGCAGGTGCGCCGGCTTCAAAGGCATGGCATCGACTTTACGATGACACCTGGTGTTCCGGCCTTTGCCGCCGCAGCCGCAGCGCTCGGCCGAGAGCTGACGATCCCGGCCGTGGCGCAAAGCCTGGTGCTGACCCGCGTTTCCGGCCGCGCGTCACCGATGCCGAACGACGAAACACTGGCGAAGTTCGGCGCGACGGGCGCCACGCTGGCGATCCATCTGGCAATCCACGCGCTGAAGCAAGTGGTCGAAGAGTTGACGCCGCTTTACGGCGTCGACTGCCCTGTCGCGATCGTCGTGAAGGCCTCCTGGCCGGACGAGCGCATCCTGCGCGGCACGCTCGCCGATATCGAAGCAAAGGTTGCGGCCGAACCGATCGAACGCACAGCGATCATCTTCGTTGGCCCATCGCTGGCAGTGGAGGATTTCCGCGAAAGCTCGCTCTACGATCCGGCCTATCAGCGCCGGTTCAGAGGTAGAGAATAG
- the cobG gene encoding precorrin-3B synthase has translation MSMQTAKASDRTGEADLHGRSAAEIRRRGACPALAAPMPTGDGLLVRLRPAGGALTPSQFASLARSAAAQGNGILEITARGNLQIRGLRAETVGQLAADVDAAGITVSDGPAIETSPLHGIDPEEISDPAAMEMALRSTLRDQLASPQLAPKLSLVVDGGGSFGLSALSADIRVVAQSHTDWLVAINGDGETAMPIAIGPAEVAISAVGEILSLMAILGQGRRARDIDPALLRARFPAMDGMQFIPSRAAAMPLAGSHRLEDGKTIIGVSPEFGQMRASDLIALLDLAKARGATAIRLAPGRGFFLIGLSADTVPAMQIAAARHGFSIQPGDNTEHIAACAGAGACGSAFYETRTLARQLIAAAPALFDGSLTLHLSGCAKGCAHARPALTLTGSAEGYGLILNGLAADLPDERVSGGRIDFAIERLARAIEDNKDAGESTAACLKRLGATGVSKALRQE, from the coding sequence ATGAGCATGCAGACAGCAAAGGCGAGCGACAGGACAGGCGAGGCGGATCTGCACGGTCGCTCGGCGGCGGAGATACGTAGGCGCGGCGCCTGCCCCGCCCTTGCCGCGCCCATGCCGACCGGCGACGGTTTGCTGGTCCGGCTGCGGCCGGCCGGCGGCGCTTTGACGCCGTCGCAATTCGCAAGCCTTGCTCGCTCAGCCGCGGCCCAAGGAAACGGCATTCTGGAAATCACCGCGCGCGGCAATCTGCAGATCCGCGGGCTGCGCGCCGAGACCGTCGGACAGCTCGCTGCCGACGTCGATGCGGCCGGGATCACCGTGTCGGACGGGCCGGCGATCGAAACATCACCGCTGCACGGCATCGACCCGGAAGAGATAAGCGATCCGGCCGCAATGGAAATGGCCTTGCGCAGCACGCTCCGCGATCAACTTGCCTCACCGCAGCTCGCGCCAAAACTCTCGCTCGTCGTCGACGGTGGCGGATCCTTCGGCTTGTCAGCACTGTCCGCCGATATTCGTGTCGTCGCGCAATCCCACACAGATTGGCTTGTCGCGATCAATGGCGACGGTGAAACTGCAATGCCGATCGCGATCGGTCCTGCGGAGGTGGCGATATCGGCCGTCGGCGAAATTCTGAGCCTGATGGCGATCCTCGGGCAGGGCAGGCGGGCGAGAGATATCGATCCGGCGCTTCTGCGGGCGCGTTTTCCCGCGATGGATGGTATGCAGTTCATTCCGTCACGCGCGGCAGCGATGCCGCTTGCCGGCTCGCACAGGCTTGAGGACGGCAAAACCATAATCGGCGTCAGTCCGGAATTCGGGCAGATGAGAGCCTCCGATCTCATCGCTTTGCTCGATCTGGCAAAGGCCCGTGGCGCAACAGCCATCCGGCTCGCGCCCGGTCGCGGTTTTTTCCTCATCGGGCTTTCCGCCGATACAGTGCCGGCTATGCAGATCGCCGCAGCCAGACATGGCTTCAGCATCCAGCCTGGCGACAATACCGAGCATATCGCCGCCTGCGCCGGCGCCGGCGCCTGCGGCTCCGCTTTCTACGAGACGCGAACTCTGGCGCGCCAGCTCATTGCCGCAGCACCTGCCCTTTTCGACGGTTCGCTGACGCTGCATCTATCCGGCTGTGCAAAGGGCTGCGCTCATGCGCGGCCGGCGCTGACCCTGACGGGCTCGGCGGAGGGTTATGGCCTCATCCTCAATGGGCTTGCTGCGGATCTGCCGGACGAACGGGTCTCTGGCGGTCGGATCGATTTCGCTATAGAGAGGCTCGCCCGGGCCATCGAAGATAACAAAGACGCTGGCGAATCGACCGCCGCCTGCCTTAAACGGCTTGGCGCAACCGGCGTTTCGAAGGCGCTGCGACAGGAATAG
- a CDS encoding cobalt-precorrin-6A reductase: MGRLRILILGGTSEARLLAEGLAARDECDVLLSLAGRTEKPAAQPVPVRIGGFGGGAALADFLKAGGYDLLIDATHPFAERISANAAFAAETTGIAAIALRRPEWQRVAGDRWRDVRSIPAAIEALGPSPRHVFLATGRQGAHHTEAAPQHHYLVRSVDPVEPPLALDNVDYVLDRGPFTLEGESDLLRQHHIDAIVAKNSGGAATYAKIEAARLLGIEVMMVARAPDSIVKAVETVEAALAAIDHLFPPAMKRGV; encoded by the coding sequence ATGGGAAGACTCCGCATCCTGATCCTTGGCGGTACCAGCGAGGCGCGGCTGCTGGCCGAGGGACTCGCGGCGCGGGATGAATGCGATGTTCTGCTGTCGCTTGCCGGCCGTACCGAAAAACCGGCCGCGCAGCCTGTTCCGGTTCGCATCGGCGGTTTCGGCGGCGGCGCCGCACTTGCCGATTTCCTGAAGGCCGGCGGATATGACCTGTTGATCGACGCCACGCACCCATTCGCCGAGCGCATTTCGGCCAATGCCGCTTTTGCGGCCGAGACCACCGGCATCGCTGCCATCGCTCTGCGCCGTCCCGAATGGCAACGCGTGGCCGGCGATCGCTGGCGGGACGTGCGGAGCATTCCGGCTGCCATTGAAGCGCTCGGCCCCTCCCCCCGCCATGTCTTTCTGGCGACGGGCCGGCAAGGTGCGCATCATACGGAAGCGGCACCACAACATCACTATCTCGTCCGCAGCGTCGATCCCGTCGAACCACCGCTTGCGCTTGATAATGTAGACTATGTCCTCGATCGGGGTCCGTTCACGCTGGAAGGCGAAAGCGATCTTCTGAGACAGCACCACATCGACGCCATCGTCGCCAAGAACAGCGGTGGTGCCGCTACCTATGCGAAGATCGAGGCAGCCCGACTGCTCGGTATCGAGGTGATGATGGTCGCGCGCGCGCCGGACTCGATCGTCAAGGCGGTCGAAACTGTCGAGGCGGCGCTGGCGGCGATCGATCACCTGTTCCCCCCCGCCATGAAGCGCGGCGTATAG
- a CDS encoding precorrin-3B C(17)-methyltransferase: MSGRLFVIGTGPGNPEQMTPEALAAVDAATDFFGYGPYLDRLQLRHDQLRHASDNREELGRAGAALAMAADGAKACVVSGGDPGVFAMAAAVCEAIENGPAAWRAVDLIILPGITAMLAVAARAGAPLGHDFCAISLSDNLKPWNIIENRLVLAAKAGFVIALYNPISRARPWQLGEAFKLLRDHLPAATPVIFGRAAGRPDERIAVQQLSQADASIADMATCIIIGSAETRIVTRPGRLDLVYTPRFMAGGNR, translated from the coding sequence ATGAGCGGCAGGCTTTTCGTGATCGGCACCGGTCCAGGCAACCCCGAGCAGATGACGCCGGAAGCTTTGGCTGCTGTCGATGCGGCGACGGATTTCTTCGGCTACGGACCTTATCTCGACAGGCTGCAGCTCCGCCACGATCAGCTGCGGCATGCCTCGGACAATCGCGAGGAGCTCGGCAGGGCAGGGGCCGCACTCGCCATGGCGGCCGATGGCGCGAAGGCCTGCGTCGTCTCCGGCGGCGACCCCGGCGTCTTCGCCATGGCCGCCGCGGTCTGCGAAGCGATCGAGAACGGGCCGGCCGCATGGCGCGCGGTCGATCTCATCATCCTGCCTGGCATCACGGCGATGCTGGCGGTGGCGGCAAGAGCAGGCGCTCCGCTTGGCCATGATTTCTGCGCCATATCGCTGTCTGACAATCTAAAGCCTTGGAATATAATAGAAAACCGTCTTGTATTGGCGGCAAAGGCGGGCTTTGTCATCGCGCTCTATAATCCGATCAGCCGGGCGCGGCCCTGGCAGCTCGGCGAAGCCTTTAAGCTGTTGCGTGACCATCTGCCTGCAGCAACACCGGTTATTTTCGGGCGGGCGGCCGGGCGGCCGGACGAACGCATCGCCGTCCAGCAGCTGTCGCAGGCAGATGCGTCGATTGCCGATATGGCGACCTGCATCATCATCGGCTCCGCTGAGACACGCATCGTCACGCGGCCAGGCCGGCTGGACCTCGTCTATACGCCGCGCTTCATGGCGGGGGGGAACAGGTGA
- a CDS encoding precorrin-8X methylmutase, which yields MPDYDYIRSGDAIYERSFAIIRAEADLSRFTDDQAEIAVRMIHACGLVEAAAHFLFSADFVSAARDALNGGAPIFCDAEMVSQGVTRARLPALNEVICTLRDPATPELARETGNTRSAAAMHLWLDRLGGSVVAIGNAPTALFHLLELLRDGAPKPAAILGMPVGFVGAAESKDALAENSYGVPFAIVRGRLGGSAMTAAAINALARPGL from the coding sequence ATGCCAGACTACGATTATATCCGCAGCGGCGATGCGATCTACGAGCGTTCCTTTGCGATCATCCGTGCCGAGGCCGATCTTTCGCGCTTCACCGACGATCAAGCCGAAATTGCCGTGCGCATGATCCATGCCTGCGGGCTGGTCGAGGCGGCGGCGCATTTCCTGTTCTCGGCCGATTTCGTCAGTGCAGCGCGCGATGCACTGAACGGCGGCGCGCCGATCTTCTGCGACGCGGAAATGGTATCCCAGGGCGTCACTCGGGCGCGGCTGCCGGCGCTGAACGAGGTAATCTGCACGCTGCGCGATCCGGCAACACCGGAGCTTGCGCGCGAGACCGGCAATACGCGCTCGGCGGCCGCCATGCATCTCTGGCTCGATCGGCTCGGCGGAAGCGTTGTCGCGATCGGCAATGCACCGACCGCCCTCTTCCATCTGCTCGAACTCCTGCGCGACGGCGCCCCGAAACCCGCGGCGATCCTCGGCATGCCCGTGGGCTTCGTCGGCGCGGCGGAATCGAAGGATGCATTGGCGGAAAATTCCTACGGCGTACCCTTTGCCATTGTCCGCGGCCGGCTCGGCGGCAGCGCCATGACGGCAGCCGCCATCAATGCATTGGCGAGGCCAGGCCTATGA
- a CDS encoding bifunctional cobalt-precorrin-7 (C(5))-methyltransferase/cobalt-precorrin-6B (C(15))-methyltransferase has protein sequence MSDVSPASGQRWLTIIGIGEDGPEGLGDEAKRLIATAPAVFGGVRHHALAASLITGERLSWQSPFERSVGAILERRGTPIVVLASGDPFLYGVGATLSRHVAGEEMRTIPAPSAFSLAASRLGWPLQDVATISLHGRPIDLVRPHLHPGRRIVALTSDEKGPRDLAALLTAAGFGQSRLTVLEALGGIRERQRSVVAVDFDLLDIDPLNVCALDVAAGEGARILPFAAGLEDELFEHDGQITKREIRAMTLSALAPRHGELLWDIGAGSGSIGIEWMLADPSLKAIAVEQSPERAARVARNASDFGVPHLAVVEGAAPLALKGLPEPDVIFLGGGGSEPGVVDTAIAALKPGGRLVANAVTLEMEAVLLAEHGKHGGFLTRIEISRAKPVGGMSGWRPAMPVTQWRWTKG, from the coding sequence ATGTCTGATGTCTCTCCTGCGTCCGGCCAGCGCTGGCTGACTATTATCGGCATCGGCGAAGATGGTCCAGAAGGGCTGGGCGATGAGGCGAAGAGGCTGATCGCGACCGCACCTGCCGTCTTCGGCGGCGTGCGGCACCACGCGCTTGCTGCATCGCTGATCACAGGCGAAAGGCTTTCCTGGCAGAGCCCTTTCGAGCGCTCGGTCGGGGCTATCCTCGAAAGGCGCGGCACGCCTATTGTCGTGCTCGCCTCCGGCGACCCGTTTCTCTATGGCGTCGGCGCAACACTTTCCCGCCATGTGGCGGGCGAAGAAATGCGCACCATCCCCGCACCCTCGGCCTTCAGCCTTGCTGCCTCCCGCCTTGGCTGGCCGCTGCAGGACGTCGCGACGATCTCTCTGCATGGAAGGCCGATCGATCTGGTCCGGCCGCATCTGCACCCCGGACGGCGCATCGTCGCGCTGACCTCGGACGAAAAGGGGCCCCGCGATCTGGCTGCGCTGCTGACCGCTGCTGGCTTCGGTCAGTCGCGACTTACTGTGCTCGAGGCACTGGGCGGCATTCGGGAGCGGCAGCGAAGTGTTGTGGCGGTGGATTTCGACCTTCTGGACATCGATCCGCTGAATGTCTGCGCACTCGATGTTGCGGCAGGGGAGGGGGCTCGCATTCTGCCTTTTGCCGCCGGGCTCGAGGACGAGCTGTTCGAGCATGATGGGCAGATCACCAAACGCGAAATCCGGGCGATGACGCTTTCGGCACTCGCGCCGCGCCATGGCGAACTGCTCTGGGATATCGGCGCGGGATCGGGATCGATCGGCATCGAATGGATGCTGGCCGATCCCAGCCTGAAGGCAATCGCCGTCGAACAATCGCCGGAGCGGGCCGCACGTGTCGCCCGCAATGCATCCGACTTCGGGGTGCCGCATCTCGCCGTCGTAGAAGGTGCAGCACCCCTCGCGCTGAAGGGCCTGCCGGAACCGGATGTGATCTTCCTCGGCGGCGGCGGCAGCGAACCGGGTGTTGTCGACACGGCGATTGCCGCGCTGAAGCCGGGAGGGCGGCTCGTTGCCAACGCCGTGACGCTGGAGATGGAAGCGGTGCTGCTCGCCGAACATGGCAAACACGGCGGCTTCCTCACGCGGATCGAAATATCGCGCGCAAAGCCCGTCGGCGGCATGAGCGGCTGGCGGCCGGCCATGCCGGTAACGCAGTGGCGCTGGACGAAAGGATGA
- a CDS encoding precorrin-2 C(20)-methyltransferase has translation MTRSGRLIGVGTGPGDPELLTLKAVRAIEGADVIAYFAKEGRGGNGKAIVEPLLKSGVTLLPLYYPVTTEIDKNDERYQRLITQFYDLSAKAVAGHLDAGLTVAVLSEGDPLFYGSYMHLHVRLSTRYPTEVIPGISAMSGCWSLAGMPIVQGDDVLSVLPGTMAETELTRRLADTQAAVIMKVGRNLPKIRRALAAAGRLTEAVYVERGTMANAAMEKLADRTDGDAPYFSLVLVPGWEGSR, from the coding sequence ATGACCAGAAGCGGCCGTCTCATCGGCGTCGGCACGGGTCCCGGCGATCCGGAGCTCCTGACCCTCAAGGCCGTCCGCGCCATCGAAGGCGCTGATGTGATCGCCTATTTCGCCAAAGAGGGCAGGGGCGGCAACGGCAAGGCGATCGTTGAGCCGCTGCTGAAATCCGGGGTGACGCTGCTGCCGCTCTATTATCCTGTGACAACCGAGATCGACAAGAACGACGAACGCTATCAGAGGCTGATCACCCAATTCTACGATCTGTCTGCCAAAGCGGTCGCCGGGCATCTCGATGCCGGCCTGACCGTCGCCGTTCTCAGCGAAGGCGATCCGCTCTTCTACGGCTCCTATATGCACCTGCATGTCAGGCTTTCCACGCGCTACCCGACGGAAGTGATCCCAGGCATCAGCGCCATGTCGGGCTGCTGGTCGCTGGCGGGCATGCCGATCGTCCAGGGCGACGACGTGCTTTCCGTACTGCCCGGTACGATGGCCGAGACCGAGCTGACGCGCCGCCTTGCCGATACGCAAGCCGCCGTCATCATGAAGGTCGGCCGCAATCTGCCGAAGATCCGCCGGGCGCTGGCGGCAGCCGGCCGGCTTACGGAAGCCGTCTATGTCGAGCGCGGCACCATGGCGAATGCGGCGATGGAAAAGCTTGCCGACAGGACCGACGGCGACGCACCGTATTTTTCGCTCGTGCTGGTGCCGGGCTGGGAGGGCAGCCGATGA